From Procambarus clarkii isolate CNS0578487 chromosome 49, FALCON_Pclarkii_2.0, whole genome shotgun sequence, a single genomic window includes:
- the LOC138351245 gene encoding uncharacterized protein — protein sequence MRSDQVYQPTTTTLTYDRNKAWVPSFLAQSSSASLWSRTLVLIISVMFAVMGMVMIIVGATSYQSLGETGKEVNSTAYIIILCLGVLLEFAAILAIIFYMRNMGYYIPCCPGKIARIRKRLHENQMMVNGQMVSTGEPVSAQYCPPAHPGVGSTPPPPYTDVSEEQRLMEDKIDLGGDTERILEEDPRIVLTPLKPHEEC from the coding sequence ATGAGGTCAGATCAGGTataccagcccaccaccaccacactgacctaTGACCGGAACAAGGCATGGGTCCCTTCCTTCCTGGCCCAGAGCTCCTCGGCAAGTTTATGGTCACGCACGCTGGTCTTGATCATCTCTGTCATGTTTGCAGTCATGGGAATGGTGATGATCATTGTTGGAGCAACGTCCTATCAGTCCTTGGGGGAGACGGGGAAGGAAGTAAACAGTACAGCCTACATAATCATCCTTTGTTTAGGAGTGCTCCTGGAATTTGCTGCGATATTAGCCATTATCTTCTATATGAGAAATATGGGATACTACATTCCTTGTTGTCCGGGCAAGATTGCACGTATCAGAAAACGTCTTCATGAAAACCAAATGATGGTCAATGGACAGATGGTGAGCACGGGTGAACCAGTTTCGGCCCAGTACTGCCCTCCGGCACACCCTGGGGTCGGcagcactccaccaccaccatacactgatgTGTCAGAGGAACAACGACTCATGGAGGACAAGATTGATCTTGGTGGCGACACCGAACGCATCTTGGAAGAAGACCCACGTATTGTCTTGACTCCCCTCAAGCCTCATGAGGAGTGTTAG